The following coding sequences are from one Hippopotamus amphibius kiboko isolate mHipAmp2 chromosome 9, mHipAmp2.hap2, whole genome shotgun sequence window:
- the LOC130860784 gene encoding olfactory receptor 56A3-like, whose product MLLYNNSSLTIEVSEFLLNCFVRSSGWQFWLSLPLSLLFLLAMGANATLLITIWLEASLHEPRYYLLSLLSLLDMVLCLTVIPKVLAIFWFDLRPISFSACFLQMFIMNNFLPMESCTFLAMAYDHYVAICKPLHYPSIITDQFVAKTLVFILAWNTFLTVPIPILSARLHYCGKNIIENCICANLSVSKLSCDNVALNKIYQLIVAWTLLGSDLTLIFFSYIFILQAVLRFKAKGAAAKALSTCGSHFILILFFSAILLVFVFTHMAKKKISPDIPVLLNVLHHVIPAALNPIVYGVRTQEIKQGIWKLLRKGSHSRK is encoded by the coding sequence ATGCTGCTTTATAACAACAGTTCCCTCACTATTGAAGTTTCTGAGTTCCTCCTGAATTGTTTTGTCAGGTCCTCTGGCTGGCAGTTTTGGCTgtccctgcccctcagcctcctcttccttctggccATGGGGGCCAATGCCACCCTCCTGATCACCATCTGGCTGGAGGCCTCTCTACATGAGCCCAGGTACTACCTGctcagcctcctctccctgctggaCATGGTACTCTGTCTCACTGTCATCCCCAAGGTCCTGGCCATCTTCTGGTTTGACCTCAGGCCCATCAGCTTCTCTGCCTGCTTCCTCCAGATGTTCATTATGAATAACTTCTTGCCCATGGAATCATGCACCTTCCTAGCCATGGCCTATGAccactatgtggccatctgcaagcctctgCACTACCCATCCATCATCACTGACCAATTTGTGGCAAAGACTCTTGTCTTCATCTTGGCCTGGAATACATTTCTTACTGTACCTATTCCCATCCTCTCTGCACGGCTCCATTATTGTGGAAAAAATATAATTGAGAACTGTATCTGTGCCAACCTCTCTGTGTCCAAGCTCTCTTGTGATAATGTTGCTCTAAACAAAATCTACCAATTAATTGTGGCTTGGACTCTTCTGGGCTCTGACCTCACCCTCATCTTCTTCTCCTATATCTTCATCCTCCAAGCTGTTCTTAGATTCAAGGCAAAAGGGGCAGCTGCCAAAGCTCTGAGCACTTGTGGCTCCCACTTCATTCTCATCCTCTTCTTCAGCGCCATCCTGCTGGTTTTTGTTTTCACCCATATGGCCAAGAAAAAGATTTCTCCTGATATTCCTGTCTTACTTAATGTCCTACACCATGTCATTCCTGCAGCTCTCAACCCCATTGTCTATGGTGTACGAACCCAGGAAATTAAACAGGGGATTTGGAAATTACTGAGGAAAGGAAGTCACAGCAGAAAGTAA